Proteins from a genomic interval of Afifella aestuarii:
- the ribB gene encoding 3,4-dihydroxy-2-butanone-4-phosphate synthase → MSEQVGKVAEAIRAFERGEIVVVTDDDDRENEGDLFVAAVHCTAEKMAFIIRHTSGIVCAPLPRDMAERLRLDPMVSANDAPLNTAFTVSVDFRHGLTTGISAEERTATVRALANANTGAADFVRPGHVFPLLARDGGVLVRSGHTEACVDLCKLAGLPPVGVLSELVNDDGTVARGEEVRAFAEKHNLVRVSVADLIAWRQRNEKLIERVTEQKISTPAGPATAYSFVTPLDPMDHLAIVFGDIRDGKEIPVRLHLESVLDDVFGTKKMLDDVMQDFARRGRGVIVYLRDGSVGVARQSRRMRDIEGGEAHASAEGRKEAWREVGLGAQILRDLGVHSIRLLATRERHYVGLKGFGIEIEDTEILDG, encoded by the coding sequence ATGAGCGAACAGGTTGGAAAAGTCGCGGAGGCGATACGCGCCTTCGAACGCGGCGAAATCGTCGTCGTCACCGATGACGACGACCGCGAGAACGAAGGCGATCTCTTCGTCGCCGCGGTCCATTGCACGGCGGAGAAGATGGCTTTCATCATCCGCCATACGAGCGGCATCGTCTGTGCGCCGCTGCCGCGCGACATGGCGGAACGGCTGCGCCTCGATCCGATGGTGAGCGCCAACGACGCGCCGCTCAACACCGCCTTCACCGTTTCCGTCGATTTCCGTCACGGCCTCACCACCGGCATCTCGGCGGAAGAGCGCACGGCGACCGTGCGGGCCCTCGCCAACGCCAATACCGGTGCCGCCGATTTCGTCCGTCCGGGCCATGTGTTCCCGCTTCTTGCACGCGACGGCGGCGTTCTCGTCCGCTCCGGCCACACGGAAGCCTGTGTCGATCTCTGCAAGCTCGCAGGCCTGCCGCCCGTCGGCGTCCTCTCCGAGCTCGTCAATGACGATGGCACCGTGGCGCGTGGCGAAGAGGTGCGGGCTTTCGCCGAAAAGCACAATCTCGTGCGCGTCTCCGTTGCCGACCTCATCGCCTGGCGGCAGCGCAACGAGAAGCTCATCGAGCGCGTCACCGAACAAAAGATCTCCACGCCTGCCGGACCTGCCACGGCCTACAGCTTCGTCACACCGCTCGATCCCATGGATCATCTCGCGATCGTCTTCGGCGATATCCGCGACGGGAAGGAAATTCCGGTGCGCCTGCATCTGGAATCCGTCCTCGACGACGTCTTCGGCACCAAAAAGATGCTCGACGACGTGATGCAGGATTTCGCCAGGCGCGGCCGCGGCGTCATCGTCTATCTGCGCGACGGTTCCGTCGGCGTCGCACGGCAGTCACGGCGCATGCGCGACATCGAGGGCGGCGAGGCCCACGCTTCGGCGGAGGGCCGCAAGGAAGCCTGGCGGGAAGTCGGCCTCGGCGCACAGATCCTGCGCGATCTCGGCGTGCACTCGATCCGGCTGCTTGCCACGCGCGAGCGCCATTATGTCGGCCTCAAAGGCTTCGGCATCGAGATCGAAGATACGGAAATTCTCGACGGCTGA